One stretch of Candidatus Omnitrophota bacterium DNA includes these proteins:
- a CDS encoding uracil-DNA glycosylase, producing MRDIGINEVPSSYLSLISPSESAQKKTPQKSPASAGRSDSEKLRTSHFSSLEKVKAEYADCKMCPLAKSRLRLVFGEGSARARLMFIGEGPGFTEDHLGRPFVGRSGNLLTDIITRGMKMKREDVYIANIVKCHPMKDPSDPEKHSNDRPPSPEEVSKCMPILLKQIDAIRPEVICTLGSPAAKIMLNKKDGISNLRGKIFDIRPLPDDPDYGVKLVPTFHPAYLLRNPPAKKPAWEDIKVVMGLLKK from the coding sequence ATGAGGGATATAGGCATAAACGAGGTGCCGTCATCGTATCTCTCCCTGATCTCTCCCTCGGAGAGCGCGCAAAAAAAAACGCCCCAAAAAAGTCCCGCGTCGGCCGGGCGTTCCGATTCAGAAAAATTAAGGACGTCCCATTTTTCCTCGCTTGAAAAAGTAAAAGCGGAATATGCCGATTGTAAGATGTGCCCGCTCGCAAAGAGCAGGCTCCGTCTTGTTTTCGGCGAGGGATCAGCCCGCGCGAGGCTCATGTTCATCGGGGAAGGTCCCGGCTTTACGGAAGATCACCTCGGACGGCCCTTCGTCGGCCGAAGCGGCAACCTTCTGACGGACATCATAACGAGAGGCATGAAAATGAAAAGGGAAGATGTTTATATCGCCAACATCGTAAAATGTCACCCGATGAAGGATCCCTCAGATCCCGAGAAACACTCAAATGACAGGCCGCCGTCGCCGGAGGAAGTGTCCAAATGCATGCCCATACTCCTTAAGCAGATTGACGCCATAAGGCCGGAGGTGATATGCACGCTGGGCTCGCCGGCGGCTAAAATAATGCTGAACAAAAAAGACGGCATTTCAAACCTCAGGGGTAAGATCTTTGATATCCGCCCTTTGCCGGATGACCCGGATTACGGGGTGAAACTCGTGCCGACATTCCATCCCGCCTATCTTCTGCGCAATCCCCCCGCGAAAAAACCAGCGTGGGAAGACATCAAAGTGGTTATGGGCCTTCTAAAAAAATAG
- a CDS encoding phosphopantothenoylcysteine decarboxylase → MKRILITAGPTREYFDTVRFISNSSSGSQASAIAEAFLRRHCEVRIISGPVGLAYPRGCDVIGVAGVRDMLDRARENMRWADFMVFAAAPCDLMPSKRCEKKLKKKKSSPPALVFSPDIALSLNSLKTAPPSAGFDLEDDLDMDEAIDKMRRKKFDIIVQNTLPAIASSRTTGYMLSKSDALLFSDISKKDLAGILCEKIWRIIN, encoded by the coding sequence GTGAAACGGATCCTCATAACAGCCGGCCCCACGAGGGAATATTTTGACACGGTTAGGTTCATAAGCAATTCCTCAAGCGGTTCCCAGGCCTCGGCCATCGCCGAAGCGTTTTTAAGGCGTCATTGCGAGGTGAGGATAATAAGCGGACCGGTGGGGCTGGCATATCCCCGGGGCTGTGATGTTATCGGCGTGGCGGGTGTTCGCGATATGCTCGACCGGGCGCGCGAAAATATGAGATGGGCTGATTTTATGGTTTTCGCCGCGGCTCCATGCGATCTGATGCCCTCGAAACGATGTGAAAAAAAACTCAAAAAGAAAAAGTCCTCTCCGCCCGCACTCGTGTTCTCGCCTGACATAGCCCTTTCGCTGAACAGTCTCAAAACCGCTCCGCCTTCGGCGGGTTTTGACCTTGAAGACGATCTGGACATGGACGAGGCGATAGATAAAATGCGGCGCAAAAAATTTGACATCATCGTTCAGAACACTCTTCCCGCGATCGCCTCGTCACGCACGACGGGATATATGCTTTCAAAATCTGACGCTCTTCTTTTCAGCGATATAAGCAAAAAAGATCTGGCCGGGATTCTCTGCGAAAAAATATGGCGAATCATAAACTGA